TGTTTACGTTGCATCCTGAGGGCATGCATTGTCCGATCGTTGAAGCCGTCATTGCGGGAGATGCCGAAGCAGCAGGTGCTGCTGCAAAAGAGCATGCGCTCAAATACGGAGAGAATTTAGGAATCACGGAGAAGATTTACCGGGAGAAAAAGTCGCGATCACCCCTTTCGTCCCCTTCCGACAATTCCTGATCAGAATATGGATCTAATCGTTATTCTGGGGCCAACTGCCTCCGGCAAGACCAAACTGGCAGCCCTCCTGGCCAAAGACCTGGGGGGAGAGATCATCTCCGCCGATTCCCGTCAGGTATACCGTGGCCTGGATATTGGGACGGGCAAGGATCTTAATGATTACTTGGTTAACGGGGAGATGGCGCCCCATCATCTGATAGATATCGTTGCTCCCGCTGACGAATTCAGCGTTTTTGACTATCAGGAAAGATTTGCGTGCTGCTTTGCCGACATAACGGCGAGGAATCATTTGCCGATAATGTCAGGCGGGACAGGGCTTTATATTGATGCTGTCCTGAAGGGCTATCGGATGGCCAAGGTGCCGGAAAACTCTGACTTGCGGGCAGAGTTGCAGAAAGAAGAGATCGGGTCGCTGATCAAAACATTACGGAAGCTCAATCCGGTCCTGCACAACACGACCGATTTCCAGGACAGACAACGACTCATCCGGGCGATTGAGATTGCCGAGTATTCCCGACAGCATGGCGGGGAAGGGGAGGGCCGCCTGCCGCCATTGAACCCGCTGATCATTGGTTTACGGTGGGAAAGATCTGTCCTGCGCCGGCGCATTACCTGCCGCCTCGAGGAAAGACTGGCGAGCGGGATGGTTGATGAGGTAAGAAGGCTCCATGACGAGGGCATCTGCAACTGGGAGCGAATGCATTTCTTAGGTCTGGAATATCGTTATGTAGCTTTGTACCTGCAGGACAAGCTCAGTTATCAGGATATGTTCCAGCAGCTCAACACGCGAATTCATCAGTTTGCCAAGCGGCAGGAAACCTGGTTTAGGCGCATGGAAAAACAGGGGGCAACGATTAACTGGCTGGAATATCCGGACTATGAAAAGCTGCAAAGATTGGTTAAACGCTTATGGGCGTGATGATTCCCCGGCATATCCAGGAGTACGAAGATAAATTCGCCTTGCTGGATCGTCCCCTCGTTGCCTCGGAACTGGGCGGCATTGAGCGGATAGTGGTTATCCCGGCCCTGGCGGAAAAAAGTTCTCTTCCGGCCACCCTAGCCAGTCTGGCCCACAATCCTGACCGGGAACTTGGGCGTTCCCTGATTCTTTGCGTGATCAATAACCGGGGCTTAAATGTCAGCTCTCCCGCAGAAATCAAAGACAATCAGGAGACCATCCAATATTTGCACTCCCTGATCAAAGGTTGGCCGGGCCACGCCCCCGTCCCCACCAACCTGCGGCTGGCCTATATAGATGCCTCTTCGCCGGGGAGGGAAATGCCGGATAAGTACGGCGGCGTGGGGACGGCCCGGAAGCTCGGTCTGGATGCGGCCTTGCGATTATTTGATTATACCCGGCCCGGCAAGAAACTCCTGATCAGTCTGGATGCCGACACACTGGTGGAGGATAACTATCTGGAGGCGATCAGGAGTTTTTTCCAGCCGGAAAACGCGGCGGCCGTGGTGAACTATGTCCACCAGATACCCGCTGCTGCCCGCGAGCGCCTGGCGATCGTCAATTATGAAATATTTCTGCGTTATTATGTGCTCGGGCTCCGTTATGCCGGTTCGCCTTATGCTTTTCCTTCCATCGGTTCCACCATGGTCTGTACGGCGGAGGCCTACGTGGCGGTGGGCGGCATGAACCGGCGGGATGCCGCGGAGGATTTCTATTTTCTGAATAAATTGGCTAAGTTCCAGGCTGTCGGTTCCATCGGGACCACAACCGTTTATCCTTCGGCCCGACCTTCCCGGCGCGTTCCTTTCGGTACCGGCCGGCGCATCACCCGGTTTCTGGAAGAGGGTGAAGAGGAGTGGTTACTCTACGATCCGTGCATCTTTATAATCCTGAAACGCTGGCTGCAGGCGATGGAAGCGGCGCCGGACAGGGAAACGGCCGAGATAATGATCCAGGCCGGTCAGATTGACGCCCGGCTCCTCGCCTTTTTGGAACTACACCAGTTTCCAGCGGCCTGGGCCAGAATCAGAAAGAACGTCAGACGTCGCGAAGGCCTGCAGCGCCACTTCCACTGCTGGTTTGATGGCTTCAAGACCCTGAAACTGGTGCATTATCTTACGGACCAGGGCCTGCCACAAATCAACATGTTCAGCGCTCTGGAGGGGCTCTTGCGCTTGATGGGGGAGCGCAGCGGCTGTTCGAATTGCTAATCTCCATGTTCTGCTTTTTCTGGCGGTAACGGGATAGAAACGTTCCCTGGGTTGAGGAATTTTCAGACAGCCTCCCTTTCCCTTGACGCACCCTGAACAATATTCCCCGCTTATTTTCTTGAC
This genomic window from Deltaproteobacteria bacterium contains:
- the miaA gene encoding tRNA (adenosine(37)-N6)-dimethylallyltransferase MiaA, which translates into the protein MDLIVILGPTASGKTKLAALLAKDLGGEIISADSRQVYRGLDIGTGKDLNDYLVNGEMAPHHLIDIVAPADEFSVFDYQERFACCFADITARNHLPIMSGGTGLYIDAVLKGYRMAKVPENSDLRAELQKEEIGSLIKTLRKLNPVLHNTTDFQDRQRLIRAIEIAEYSRQHGGEGEGRLPPLNPLIIGLRWERSVLRRRITCRLEERLASGMVDEVRRLHDEGICNWERMHFLGLEYRYVALYLQDKLSYQDMFQQLNTRIHQFAKRQETWFRRMEKQGATINWLEYPDYEKLQRLVKRLWA